In Candidatus Edwardsbacteria bacterium, the following are encoded in one genomic region:
- a CDS encoding radical SAM protein has protein sequence MPNLLYADAKGRIFDSAHHQALGLSGGDFVPIPASEMVPLPEGSELFVIKKGIIVAQKEGSPVYLEKFGTKKIYPVAAFMPAGYTRTLMPAYVERSSDPLLPLWSYTAVAWHKGKICGAAKLVAKNPKADPELHSPEQDKRLIKLVEQRLKLEPDNRLLRQLARCALEYHCFAGKNTFYRRWELPLPTSPTCNARCLGCLSWQPAGKDGCCASQDRLSFVPSPQEIAAIAIPHLQNAPSPIASFGQGCEGEPLLQAETIGKAIKLIRKQTDKGTINLNTNGYSPQKIRALADAGLDSVRISLNSSFKKCYDAYYRPVNYGYSDVLRSIQAAKDNGLFVSINLLVFPGYTDREREAEGLVKLFAQYKVDMVQMRNLSIDPWWYIRTIPRPKGRAIGIAELIKLFRKELPKTKIDYFNPYLG, from the coding sequence ATGCCAAATTTACTTTACGCCGATGCCAAGGGCCGGATCTTCGACTCCGCCCATCACCAGGCCCTGGGCCTGTCCGGCGGGGACTTTGTCCCCATCCCGGCAAGCGAGATGGTGCCCCTGCCGGAGGGCAGTGAGCTGTTCGTGATAAAAAAAGGGATTATCGTGGCTCAAAAGGAAGGAAGCCCGGTCTACCTGGAAAAGTTCGGTACTAAAAAGATCTACCCGGTGGCGGCCTTCATGCCGGCCGGCTATACCAGAACGCTTATGCCGGCCTATGTGGAGAGGTCATCCGATCCGCTGCTGCCGCTGTGGTCCTACACCGCGGTGGCCTGGCATAAAGGGAAGATCTGCGGAGCGGCAAAATTGGTGGCCAAGAATCCCAAGGCCGATCCCGAACTGCACAGCCCGGAACAGGATAAGAGGCTGATCAAATTAGTCGAGCAACGATTGAAACTGGAGCCGGACAACCGGCTGTTAAGACAGTTAGCCCGTTGTGCCCTGGAGTATCACTGCTTTGCCGGAAAAAACACTTTTTACCGCCGCTGGGAACTGCCCCTGCCCACCTCGCCTACCTGCAATGCCCGGTGCCTGGGCTGTCTGTCCTGGCAGCCGGCCGGGAAGGATGGCTGCTGCGCCTCGCAGGACCGCCTGTCATTCGTGCCCAGCCCGCAGGAGATCGCCGCCATAGCCATTCCTCATCTGCAAAATGCGCCGTCGCCCATAGCCAGCTTCGGCCAGGGCTGCGAGGGCGAGCCCCTGCTGCAGGCGGAGACCATCGGAAAGGCCATCAAACTTATCCGGAAGCAGACGGATAAGGGGACCATCAACCTGAACACCAACGGCTACAGCCCGCAGAAGATAAGGGCCCTGGCCGATGCCGGGCTGGATTCGGTGCGGATTAGCCTGAACTCCTCCTTTAAAAAATGCTACGACGCCTACTACCGTCCGGTCAACTATGGATATTCCGATGTGCTGAGGAGCATCCAGGCCGCCAAGGACAACGGACTGTTCGTCAGCATCAACCTGCTGGTATTTCCGGGTTATACCGATAGGGAGCGGGAGGCCGAGGGGCTGGTAAAACTGTTCGCCCAGTATAAGGTGGATATGGTCCAGATGAGGAATCTGTCCATAGATCCCTGGTGGTATATAAGAACCATTCCCCGGCCCAAGGGCCGGGCCATCGGGATCGCGGAGCTGATCAAATTATTCAGGAAGGAACTGCCCAAAACGAAGATAGATTATTTCAATCCTTATTTGGGATAA